One Mus pahari chromosome 10, PAHARI_EIJ_v1.1, whole genome shotgun sequence genomic window, AGGCATGTACAtacgcacaggcacacacttaaGCACATTctgaaaaagttaaaaatctgTATATATTTCACAAGCCCTGTTATAAACGGACAGACTGTCATCTGGGCCCTGCCACTCCACTTACTGAGCACAAGTGGAAGAGATTTTAGCATCATTCTCAGGGGCGCTAGGAATTGGGAACAGTTAATAAGCATTGGCTCCACTCAAAAGTCACCAGCTACATTCACCCCTAACAAGAGAGGCTGCCTGTCGGTCCTGCTctggttgtgtttgtttttgagacgtggtctcactatgtagccctgttaGCCCAGGACTcactgtatagacctggctggccttgaattccacAGAGCTGTGCTGTGGCCCTCGCCGCCTCACCTGCACTGTGTTCTGGCCAGGGCTCCCCCCTAGGCCCTGGGCTTCTGCAGCTCCCTCAGCTTCCTCAGCAGTGCAGAGTTACAGAGTGTAGGGCCTTGCTCTGCATGAGACTTTGCTTAAGGAATTGTTGGGTCTAGCCAACCCACTACACCATTTCCCTGCCAGCAGTGAGGCTGTGtgactctctcttcctttctgtccccaGGCCTAGCATGTTTCATTCCTTCAGAGTAGACGTGCCCTGCATGCCCAGCTTGGCTGCTTGACACAGAGCATTTTGGCTTCTCTGACCTTTGCATGCACTTTTTACTGTGTCTACTCAACTCTTGTCTTTTATTAACTCTCTACAGAGGGCATAGTAAGGTGATTGATTGGCTCTGTACTGTGGTATCAGGGAAGCTGGGGGCCTGAAGAGAGGGAATAAAATGGGAGCAGCAACACCCCACCTCAGGAGTTCACAAGGTCAACATCTGATGTGAGCAGTGTGTGATACAAATTCAATACAGTAGTAACAGCAAGGATCACTGACCACACATTACCTTAACAAAGTTTAACAAGGATGAAAAGGTTTAAAATATTGTGAGAAAAATTACCAAAATATGACAAGGATGTTAAATGAGtcaatgttgtttttaaaatgttgcccTTAGGGCTGGTATGCTGGCCCTGCAGGGAGCAGGTTCCCCTTAGCCTGGGCATGCTGTCCTTCTGGTGACTGTCCATTGTCTCTTCCAGGCACCCAGCCCAGTAAATAAGGCAGTATGTTTTTTAAGTTGCTATTAGACTTGGTTAAAGCAGGGCTGCCCAACCTGCAATGTGTAAACAACACAGTATCCTCCAGCTGTGATAGGTAGGACAAAGTACACGTGTATATTTTAATCATGTCTGTCATAAGCTGAAAACCTACTTCTATTACATTAGTGGTACAAATAAGTAACTTTgataatataaacattaaaaatcaataagatggaagtgcaggggctggagagatggctcagaggttaagagcactgactgctcttccgaaggtcctgtgtgtgtgtgtgtgtgtgtgtgtgtgtgtgtgagtgtatgtgtgtgatgtgattcTAGATACCGGTGGCAGCACTACCAAACAAAATGTCTCCTTTGCCATCAGTCATTAACTGCTTCCAACTTGGGGGGTAGAGGTGGGGCTCCTGATCCTCCCTTCAGCCTCAGGTCATGTGGAGGTCATCATAGCTGCTGTGACTTCAGCCCAGAACTCAGCATCCCACATGCCAGCGATGGCATTCTTCCTGACCCTTCTTCCATCTTCCCTGAGTCTGGGACAGGGACATAGGTGGCCCATTTATGGCTGTTTATTCAAATGCCACTTACTTCCTGACActtgaccagttatgagtctgtattaactgctgcccactgcagaAGGAATCTGCTCTGGCCTCAGCTGAGAGGCAAGACCATGGttattacctttttaaaaaagatttatttattttatgtatgtgagtacagctgtacagatggttgtgagccttcatgtaattgttggaaattgaattgaCCTCTGTTCGCTCTGGTTGGCCCCACTCGCTCCggcccagagatttatttattattatacataagcacactgtagctggtTTCAGAcgcacctgaagagggcatcagatctcattacgggtggttgtgagccaccatgtggttgctgggatttgaactcaggacctttggaagagcaatcagtgctcttacccactgagccatctcgccagcccaagaCCATGGTTATTTAGAAGGTGATCTGGTAGTAACTCTGCTTCCTTTACCAAGCAGTACCAGTAGCTTCCCAGCTAGGACTATGACCTCCACAACCACAGGCTTCAGGCCAGCTTTACAGTTCCTTTACAACACTCTCCTATGGAGAGAGCCTCGATCCTGACAGGAAAGGAGTTGGCCATCCGTAAGGCTTGTCCGTGCTGCCACAGTGGACGAGTCGCTGAGCCGAACCGAGTGAGGCGTGGGGACAGTTCCTCCCCAGCAGAGCACCTCTGGCCAGCAGGGAGAGTTTACCATGTTTTTTAAGTGCTTAGAAAAATTCAACATTAAAGCGAGAGTCTAACAAATTATGTCTGCCAGCTTAATAAACAGAATCAGGAAGCCAGCATGTAGGAGTGGTCCTTCTTCAGATTGGATCCCACTAGCTTTTATTTAGATTTAATCAAGGGTTTGTTAGAGTTTGAAGCCTCTCCTACCTGAGTATGGAGCTTagtggtagaggacttgcctaACAGGCTTCGCCAAAGTTGGATTCTCAGTAGCACCAGAAAGGTCAAGGGCTGCTGCAAACACGGTAGCTCACTGCCTAGCGCTCACACAGATGGATTTAGTTCTAAGACAGGGTGTGAAGTCACATGCTGACTTTCTTTTTTATGCTCAGTTATGAGAGGCCATAAACATAACATTTCATTTAATGTAGCAAAGGAAAGTAACCAACCGTGGTTCTGTATCTCTGCAGACCAcattttggctttggttttgattcagggtctcactgtgtagtccaggttggccccaaactcacagatacctacctttctctgcctccaagttcccacgtgctgggattaaagatgtgaaccaCCATACCTGGTCTTATAtccatacattttcatttaatgtCCTTAGTCCCCTCTAAATGTCACTTGTAGTTGCAAAAACAattccctttttttccccccccaggTATCTTATGAAGATGTGGATCGCTTAAAAGAATTGGCAGTTACTGAAAACATGCGAGTCCCACATTTCCTTCATGATCACAGCCGGTACATGGAGCACTTAGAGAAGATCATGGAGGTGAATGAGCTGACAGATGCTGAGCTGAAAAACCTCATCTAAGCAGCAGAGCCGGCTCTTCATGGCTGTTAGCAGCTAGAGCACCCAGTACCTGCAGAACTAGAGGAGCTCGGCTGACCCCGCTTGCTGAAGACCAGCTCTCAGGATCCAGCTGAAATTCTAGGTTCCATGTCGACCTGAAACTATTTTCCTAGAACATTTCTATAGACTGCGGGTGGAAGTCACTTGTCTTTTCATTCAGATCTCTCCAGAGACAAATGAAGACTCCGCTGCTGGTGACACCACGATGAGCTGTGAACTTGGGCACCAAGGCCAGCTCTGGATTGGAGGTGGCCAGTCTTACACTCTGCTGTATAAACCCCAAGGTTCTGTTTCCTCTGCTAAACAGGGAGAGTTGTTCTTTGAAATAGCCATTTTGTAACACCAGAGAAGGCTAGCAATATCTAAgctcttatttttcttatgttaAGTAATATTAAAAGGCGATTCAAAACGTTTTGTTCGGttcttattttatacattttcatcCTACCCTCTCAGTTTATGGaaaagtgtatgtgtgtcagtatgtgtctttgtgtatgtctgcgtgtatctttgtatgtgtctgtgtcagtatgtgtctctctgtgtgtgtatgtgtgtgtgtgtattgtttgcgtgtgtatgtctatgtatgtgtgcctgtgtatgtctgtgtatgtgtgcctgtgtgtgtctgtgtggtatgtctgcgtgtgtatgtctatgtgtggtgtgtgtgtctgtgtgtgtctgtgcgtggtACTGAGGATCAGACATGGGTATACTCTGTCACTGATCTATACCCCAAGCTtcagtgtctgtgtttctctctccttcctgtttatTGAGTCCACTGAAGAGGCCTGCTTGGAGGGCTACCCCCAGCACAGGGCTTGTCTAGTGACCTCTGAATGAAACTCTTAACATTGTGGAAACATGGTTGCCCCTTTCAATTTTTAGTCAAGTTTTAAGACCTTTCCCTGGGCCTGTAGTAGAGTGGCAGTTCCctgcagcagtgtgtgtgtgtgtgtgtgtgtgtgtgtgtgtgtgtgtgtgttgggggaggtggAGTCCTAAGTATGAGTTGCTGCCTTCCATCTTTTACCAAGTACTAAGTCCCtggaggatttttgttgttgttgttgttttttgtttttgagacagggtttctctgtgtagccctggctgtcctggaactcactctgtagaccaggctggcctcgaactcagaaatctgcctgcctctgcctctcaagtgctgggattaaaggcgtgcaccaccacgcccggcatcccTGGAGGATTTACCTACTCAAGTCAAGTATCTGGGGAGAGCTAGGCCTCTCCCCTTGTTTGGTATATGTCATGAGGAGAGGACAGACAGGGTGACCTAGAATAAACCTGGCCATGGTGAACCTCCACGTGGCTAACACACTCTCCCCTCTGGAATTCTTGAATTATTACTTTCTAAAATCTATACTTTATCCCTGCTACGCCAGACCCAATGGGGGTCAGCTCTTCCCTGATTCTTACGTGGTTGGGTCTCTGTCTTCCATAGCTCTCATGTGTGaatcatcttccttccttctgccatgGCAGTTCTCTTTCCTATCTTATGTTTCCTCTCCAGGAATCctcaaagtcctgcctctgtccccctgtCCAGCCACTGGCCACTAGCTCTTTATTGACCAGTCAAATAAACCAACTGTTGGCAGGGACCCACAGCTGTCGTGTGATTCCCCATGTAAGCACAAATCAAATCCCCAACAATGGAGGATatagagcctgaactggccatcttctgtaactagGCAAGACTTCTAGGGGAAGACTGagacaccaatccagccacaaaatctttgacctacaaGTCTTGCTTGTAAGATGTACTGGGGTAATGGTTGGCACAGAACTTATGGGAGTGGCCAACCCATTACTTGAggcccatgcctgacactgcctggatgaccAGAGGCTGGAGGATACATATcccactgacaaaaaaaaaaagtccattaaATTCTTcttgatattctgctgtactcacagATTACTGTCTAGCTGTGGTTTATCTTAGGGTATTTAAGTGTATGTAGTATAGTTTGATGATAATTCAGTCCCATGTACAACAAAGTGTACCTAAGTTGCCTGGAGGACAGATAAGATGTGACtgtatagccgggcgtggtggcgcacgcctttagtcccagcacttgggaggcagaggcaggtggatttctgagttcaaggccagcctggtctacagagtgagttccaggacagccagggctacagaggaaccctgtctcaaaaaccaaaaaaaaaaaaaaagatgtgactGTATAAAAACTACTGTAgtccataaagatgggttctacaGACTGACTGAGAAAATCAAATATACTAGGAGAGTCTAGGGGAGGGCCCGATGCTGGAAGTCTCTAGTTGCACCAATGGCGAGGTCACCAGGCTAGAAAGCACATCTGCTCCAGGCTTCTGGGGGTAACAGGTGCTGCATCCTGTAccggctagctttgtgtcaatttgacacagctggagttatcacagagaaaggagctttagttggggaaatgcctccatgagatccagctgccaggcattttctcaattagtgaccaagggggagggccccttgtgggtggtgccatctctgggctggtagtcttgggttctataagaNagcaggctgagcaagccaggggaagNaagccagtaaagaacatccctccatggcctctgcatcagctcctgctccctaacctgcttgagttccagtcccgacttcttcagtgatgaacagcaatgtggaaatgtaagctgaataaaccctttccttcccaactgcttcttggtcatgatgtttgtgcaggaatagaaaccctgactaagacacatccCTTCCCTTGAAGGAACAATCTTGTATGCTATAATTCCACACTCCCTAGTGCTTCTCTGTGAGCAAAGACCCCTCTGTACCTCCTACCCCAGGTCTTTAATGTTTTTAAGACTTGCTATGCTGggactggaggaatggctcaTTTGTTCAAGAGTGTGTACAAGTACAAGCCATGCACAGtgatgcacaccttcaatcccagcagttgggaggcagaggcaggcggatctctctaagtttgaggccagccaggtctacagagtgagctccaggacacccagagctacacagagaaaccgtcttcaaaaaccaaaagccaaaaccaacaaAGAATGTGGACAGCTTTGgcacaaccaccaccactaccaccagcagcagcagcagcagcagcagcagcagcagcagcaacagcagcagcagcagcagcagcttctctATTTTCCCTGACCTCTGGCACATCCAGTCTTCACTGTGGGCACTTGGGTGGGTTGTGATTATGCAACATGAGGAAGGAATTTATGGGTGTGTTCTGTGATACAGCTACTACTCAGTCTAATGCTTCCCTTGGATTTCCTGCTGTTTTCTGAGTTAGTGCCTCTGTGAAGATAATAGGACTCTTGGCCAGCCACTTACAAGGCAGCAAGTACGGGGTACTGCGAGGGTCCTTTTCAGactgttcattttaaaaagccaagaacACAACAGTCAGCATGTCAGGGCATCTGTAGGGCTAGAGATATAGTTCAGTCTGTAAGTGCTTGTATTGCAAGCATCAGGAGTCATGGGAAACGGCCAGCATGGTGGTGTGTACCTGTGATTCAGTGCTAGgcaagtggagacaggagaatcctgagcatcactggccagccagtctgagCTGAGGCCAGTGAGGACACCTAAGAGTGACACGcacgtgcatgtgtacacacacacacacacacacacacaccctatatgCACTGGTATAGTGGCAGATGCTTTTAATCtgagcacttaggaagcagaggcaggcagatgtctatgACTTTAAAGCCAGCCTGTCTACATAGCCAGCCTTGGGCCAGATAGAACTATATGTTCAGACCCAgcctcaaaatgaaacaaaacatccTATATATCATGTTGGCGGCATATgagatcttttctttaaaaataaaggtcTTGCTACTTAGCCTGGGCCGGCCGTGAACTCGGCCATCTTTCTGTATCAGTCTCTTCCAGGGCTGGGATTGGAGGCATGTAGACTTAGGTCTACACAAGATATTTCTGAAAAACTTCAATGCAAACAGGTAAGCCAACTGGAATTAGGGTAACAAAAAGAAGTATGTAGTGTTTAGACTTGTTTGTATTAATAatgactacatttaaaaaataaaacatggactTTTATTATCCCAAACCACAGAGAAGGGTGAAGCCTTAAGTTCATGGAAAATGAGTTACCACACCATGGAGGGCAAACGCCGTGGCAGTGCCCTAGAGCGCCTGCCTCTTCAGGGTTCTCCCATCACCTCCCACTGCAGCAGCCCACTGAAGCAATCACAGACACGGTGACCACTGGGGGGAGAGGACACAGGTGCCGTGGGAGTCTACCTGCTCTGCGGTGGTCACTTGGCACCAGGAGGCAGTGAGGGCCCATGGCTGTGCTAGATGTCCAGTCTCTTGCTCTCGGCGGCTCTGTCCTTGGGCCTGTGGGTGGTGCTGAGGGTGCTACCATCAGCTGTCACTCTGAGTCAGAGCTCTCACTCGACTTGGAAGCCTTGTGCTTccgtttcttcttctttttcttctccttcttgcgtttcttgtgcttttctttcttcttccttttcttgcgcttctctctgtctcccgagGTGCTGGAGCTGCTCTCGTCTTCATCTGAAGTGGAGTCCTCCAGTAACTGCTTTAACTGCTGGATCCTAGACAGAGCCACCACAACAGCCCTTCACTCAAGCAGCAGTGAGTAGTAGATCAGGAGTAACTGCCTTGCTAAgacatcctttttccttttcattgtccTGAATATCTGTGCTTGTTCCTCAGGCCCTCATGGCTCCTAGCAAACGcacacctactgagccatccccacTGTTGACAGGAACGCGGCTTCTCTGTAACACAGCTTATTAGGAAACACACCTTCCTGGTTTCAttattccaggctagcctcaactcatACCCAGTCAATCGTGACCTTGACTTCTGACCCTCCAGCCTTCACCTCCTAAGTGATGGTGCTATAGGTGTGCATCCTAATATCTGTAATATGCTGTGCTGTAAATGCAACGCAGGGCTTCAGACAAGCTACCAACTGAACCACAGCCCCTTCCTTAATCttgtctaaaaatgaaaataacgaAAACTCCGACTTTCGGTGACACTGACGGCAGGCTGAGTCCCAGAGAGTCAGTCACACAGAGTGTGGTGGCATATGAGTCATCTCAGCACTCCGGAGactgaggccagcttggcctacatgCTGAGACACtgtagccacacacacacatacaatacacacacacacacacacacacacacacacacacaccccacaatgtGATTGTCCACAAGTCAAGGCATGCCCACTGCATATTTAGGGATCTATAGAAGCTGGCCTGCTTGCTACCTGACATCTCTGTTCAGTGATTAATTTCGCTCTCCCAGTGTTGTTTATAACACTGCATGATTTCAGACTTCAAGAGGACATTGGTAGCGATGAGCAGCCTTACCTTACATccttttcatgtcttttattcTCTCGAATGATGTCATACATGGGATCTTCATGTGCCTTAAGGGTTACAGAGGGTTACAGTTTGGTTAGTTACCATGTACTGTTTATTAGGTAAAAATTAAACCTCTACGCACAGAAACTAATATTTGAtgtagattttgttgttgttacatctGAGACTCTTTTTTATCCTGGACTGGCTTCAAACTGGCAACggagctcagactggccttgaagtttTAATCTTCCCTTagccccctgagtgctgagaatacagTTAGCTTCCGGTAGCTTGATGACAGATATACCTGCACCTCTGTCTTCTCCCAACCATGTACGATCTTACTATAgagctcaggctagctttgaacttgctaaGGCGCTGCAGATGACCTTGAAGTCTTGACCCTCCTGCTTGCACCCTGCAGTGCTGGACCACCACTGCATCCAGCTGATCTTGAGACAAGGCCTTACAGtactgtccaggctggcctcgtactatGCTGATCCTGCTGcagtctccaaagtgctgggatctcAACAGAAACCACCATACTTGTCTTACAATGTATTCTAATCCCTTTAAAGGCCTATAATTATTTGGGCTTTTGGAGATAAGAGTCTTACTACATTTTGAAACAGTCATCAGATGaccctcaaactcactctgtagaccaagctgtccctAAGTCACGGCAATCCTGCTGCAGCCTTCTGAATATTGAGAtcacagctgtgtgccaccatactcagACTTTATTACTGTAAACACGCTAAGGGTACAAAACACTTCTCCAATTAGAATATACAGGAAATAATTGAATATTCCATACTTCTTCCAGGACAGTTTGTATTCTCAGCATCTACATgccagctcacaaccttctacaactccagttccagagcatcttcttgttgttgttttttgtttgaggcagggtctcactatgtagccctagctggcatGAAGTTCTCCACGCAGACCAGGATAGACTAGAACTCAAgagctcttccttcctctgcccctgaCTGCTGAGATCAGAGGCGCTGCTCTATGCCCAGCCCTCCTGCATCAAGCTCGACAGTGTGTTCTTTCCTAATCTGTACTGCTGCTTTGGTTTGAAGGACATATTCTTGTTCTTTGCAAATCTGTGTGTGCGTTTATGTTTTTTAAACagcattttagtttttattcaagtacatgtgttcatgtatgtcaTATACGTGTGggggtgcccatggaggccagaagaaggtactctggaactggagttatagaaaatgtgagctgcctgatatgggttctgggaatggaactcaagtcCACTGGAAGAtgggcaagtgcctttaaccactgagcggTCTCTGCAgtcacattattattattctgcAGTACACATTATGTGTACATGCTTGTCTGCAACTTTGTGCTTAAggagtcagagaacagctttcagaagtttccttttccttccaccatttggGTTCTGGGGCGCAAACCCAGgccagcaggcttggtggcaaacgcCTCTACTCATGAGCCAGACATTCACTCTTAAACAAGATGCTAAGAATACAGAAataggggccagcaagatggctcagtggttaatgtaCTTGCCAACAAGACTGATCACCTGCACTGGATCCCGAAGACCCATGTGGTAGGCGAGAACTGACTCTCTCAGGCTGTTCCACCTTCACATGTGAGTGGTGTGGCAAAGTCACGCTCACATACACAccaatattaagaaaaattaggaaaaggagaaaaatcccAGGAAACGCTTGTCCCAGAACCGACCACAGGCGGTGGCACTACTATGGATAGATCTAAGTGCTTAGAAACACAGGCTGAGGCGCACAGTGCTTGTCTAGGTTGCACAGAGCCCTGGATTTGCTCCCCAGCATTGTAGAAACCAGctacagtggcacacatctgtaatccaagtacgctgggggtgaggcaggaggatcaaaatttcaaaacttcAGGATCATCCTCAGTCACACAACCTGACCCTGTATCCAAAACAAAGCAAGTGGCAGAGCAAGGGTGGAGCTGAAGGGTTGTAAGCAGAGAGGTAGGAGAGCCAGCAGCCTGAGGTCGTCCTTGGCCACATAGCCAGCTGAAGCCCAGCCTGAGCTTTCTAAGGACTACAGGCATGCAATCACTTAAGACTGTCTTAGGTGAAAAGGAGCAGCAGACACTTGTCACCCCAGAGGAGTCTGCAAATCTTCTGTACCCGTGGGCTGCTCTGGGAGGCAAGCTCAGACCTGACGGCTAACAAGCTGTCAGGGCGTTAGAGGAGCTCTGCTCCACCCGGCctctccaccatgatggtctGTCTGCCTCACCCCAGGTCAAAAGCTTCAGATCAGGTGGCTGTGATGGAGTTTAGagcctcagcacttgggaggctacgAAAGAAGGATCCCGAGTCCGCGGTCATGTCTGTAAGAGGACTGGAGTCAGCTTTGGactgagactgaggcagggtAAGTCTCTTCTTAGAAGCTGTTTCCTCAGGGATCATCACAGCGACAAATAAGCCCTTGGCTCAACCACAGTGCtggaaataaatatgtaaaactaAACCTAAAAAATCTGTTTGTTAACCAGGCATAATTACTGTTAACTTTTGGTGTATTTATAATAGAGTTTGAGCCATAAGATATGTGCAACAGAGtgttactgtgtagccctggctggcctggaacgtgCTATGGACATCAATCTGGCCTCACGCTCAGAGATGAGTGACTGACAGGACTGAAGGTGTGTGGTGGCATCACAGTGCTCAGGTTTCACACACAAGACTGACCTGAGGACTCTTTCCGGAGCTCTCCATCCTATTCCATGAGGCAAGGCATCTCAACTGAAGTCAGAGCCCCCAAGGCAGCTATTCCGGCCAGTCAGCTTCTGCAGGGATCCGATCCTACGCTCTGCGTACTAGCAGGCTGCCATGCCCACCTAGCATTCACATGCATGACAGGGATTCATTCACACTCCAGTGCTGTGCTTGCCTGGCAACGGCTATTATCCACCAAGACCTCTGCCTCGTCCCTGGAGAATGTGTTTGAtgttgtttttgtgagacaggctGTTGCTATGGGCTCCCAGCTTGCCTCATGCAGGGTCTTCCTGACACTTCTGAGTACTGGACTGCAGACACGAGTCACCACACTGGCCTGGTAGGCCCCATTTTAGATACACCAACAACCTCACACAGATCCTGCCTTACTTAGCAGAATTAGTCACTGGATGTGAATGCACACCTCTGAGAGGTGACGTGAGGAGACGGTAGAGCTGTCCTGTGTCATCTTAGCAAATACACACTTCCAGCTCAAAAGACACATCTATGTTTACATGGACCTGGGACAAATCCCTCACCTGAGTAATAAAAAGTGAAGCTATATATAGCAAATTACAAAGAAGGGACTGAGCCCACGGTGCTGGCtttgagacaaagaaaatgaacccTGTTCCTAAGGCTGAGGatatctgcctctgcttttccttctgcAGTGCTGTGGCCTGAGCTCACGCGGGGTCTGTATGTGCTGGCAAGCACCTGGTACTGAGCTGCACACAGCCACCTCCAGCCTCTGAAAGCTCTTTTCTCAGTGTGAGACAAGAGCACGCATCACCAGGCTTACTTAACACGGTGCTGGGCTGGAACCAAGGGCTGTGTGcatactagacaagcactctatcaaaGGAGCCACACCTCCACCCCCATTAGCTGCTTGTTATCTGTCACACAGTGCATACAGGTGTACTGACATCTGAGAGGCTGGTTGGGAGGCTTCTGGGGAAAGCACTTACTGAGCAGCTCACTACAGACTCCCCAGCTAGCATTTACCATCTGTGCCAACTGTAAACAGTGACGGAGTGGGGTTTTACTTACAACTCGGAACTGTTCTAACTTCTGGTTGCCTTTGATAAAGAAAGGGCATTCTTTGTCGCCTGTTCGATGGCCATACCGTTTGCAACGCCAACCTAAAACCACAGAAAAACAATTCCATAAAATTATATGTTCTCTCTTCATTGAGATAATGTTTCAGTAGATTCAAGTTTTTCTTTAGACTCACAGGATTAATGGATGAAACCATGAAGGTCCCAGAAAAGAATGAGGGTCAACTAACTGCTTCCTTACACACCTTTGAATCTTGTCAGGGTAGGAGTAAACATTCCATCACCAAATATTATGAAGCAATGCATTGCGAACATATCATAAGATGTGAATTTACGCTGTACGTCACTACATTTTACAGAAATAGGGTCAATGGTAGTTCCTAGCACTGACACGGTGGCCCACaatcacctgcaactccagtcccagggcatccaatgctctctttggcctccatgggctgCTGCATGCATGTGGGGAACATGAactcatacaagcacacatacacataaaaagaattaaaaagtagAACGCTCTTTTTATTTGTGAAATGGCTCTGATTCTGAGGGCTAGGTGTTTAGGTTAGTGAGA contains:
- the Rp9 gene encoding retinitis pigmentosa 9 protein isoform X1, whose product is MSSGTGSRRPREPPEHELQRRREQKRRRHDAQQLQQLKHLESFYEKPPPGFIKEDETKPEDCIPDVPGNEHAREFLAHAPTKGLWMPLGREVKVMQCWRCKRYGHRTGDKECPFFIKGNQKLEQFRVAHEDPMYDIIRENKRHEKDVRIQQLKQLLEDSTSDEDESSSSTSGDREKRKKRKKKEKHKKRKKEKKKKKKRKHKASKSSESSDSE